The Cellulomonas fulva genome includes a window with the following:
- a CDS encoding VOC family protein has translation MLTRNNLSSVFVLDQDQALEFYVGVLGLEVSADVDFGPMRWLTVRVPGDRKEILLERPGPPAQDEKTAEQVRDLVTKGAGGGWLAFTTDDVDGTFERLVAAGVDVTQEPMDQPYGRDFGIRDPFGNHLRIGDV, from the coding sequence ATGCTCACCCGGAACAACCTGTCCTCCGTCTTCGTCCTCGACCAGGACCAGGCGCTCGAGTTCTACGTCGGCGTCCTGGGCCTCGAGGTCAGCGCCGACGTGGACTTCGGCCCCATGCGCTGGCTCACGGTCCGCGTGCCCGGCGACCGCAAGGAGATCCTGCTCGAGCGGCCCGGGCCTCCCGCGCAGGACGAGAAGACGGCGGAGCAGGTGCGCGACCTCGTCACCAAGGGCGCGGGCGGCGGGTGGCTCGCCTTCACGACCGACGACGTCGACGGCACCTTCGAGCGACTGGTCGCCGCGGGCGTGGACGTGACCCAGGAGCCGATGGACCAGCCCTACGGCCGTGACTTCGGGATCCGCGACCCGTTCGGCAACCACCTGCGCATCGGCGACGTCTGA